A stretch of the Deinococcus misasensis DSM 22328 genome encodes the following:
- a CDS encoding sulfite oxidase-like oxidoreductase, with translation MLGKFFKKPSGDNSRVPPGQSLTERFPVLTYGPVPTLKPENIEIRISGLAESRIFTWHELMDLPQTTHTYDIHCVTHWSKLDTTWTGVSIPTLMQHLKLDPAATAVMVHCYGGYTTNLLMDDFNRDLNLLAHTFDGKPLEKDHGGPLRLVVPHLYFWKSAKWVSGFEFLSIDQPGFWERNGYHMRGDPFKEERFDD, from the coding sequence ATGCTTGGTAAATTCTTCAAAAAACCTTCAGGCGACAACTCAAGGGTGCCTCCGGGCCAGTCCCTCACCGAACGTTTTCCGGTGCTGACTTATGGCCCTGTGCCCACCCTCAAGCCCGAGAACATCGAAATCCGCATCTCTGGACTGGCAGAATCCCGCATCTTCACATGGCATGAACTCATGGACCTGCCCCAGACCACCCACACCTACGACATCCACTGCGTCACCCATTGGAGCAAACTGGACACCACCTGGACGGGCGTCAGCATTCCCACCCTGATGCAACACCTGAAACTGGACCCTGCGGCCACCGCTGTGATGGTCCACTGCTATGGGGGATACACCACCAACCTGCTGATGGATGACTTCAACCGCGACCTGAACCTGCTGGCCCACACCTTTGACGGCAAGCCTCTGGAAAAAGACCACGGAGGCCCCCTCAGACTGGTGGTGCCGCACCTGTACTTCTGGAAAAGCGCCAAGTGGGTCTCTGGGTTTGAATTTCTCAGCATCGACCAGCCCGGTTTCTGGGAACGCAACGGATACCACATGCGCGGAGATCCTTTCAAAGAAGAACGCTTCGACGATTGA